In Serratia marcescens subsp. marcescens ATCC 13880, a single genomic region encodes these proteins:
- the dkgA gene encoding 2,5-didehydrogluconate reductase DkgA has translation MTTQQPIIKLHDGNLMPQLGLGVWQASIEETTRAVSKALEIGYRSIDTAAIYKNEEGVGAALQSSSLPRSDLFITTKLWNDDQGDPLAALETSLEKLKLDYVDLYLIHWPRPQQDQYVSAWRELIKLREQGLVKSIGVCNFHTPHLQRLLDETNVAPVVNQIELHPLLQQRQLRAWNATHHIATESWSPLAQGGEGVFDQPLIKALAEKYEKTPAQIVVRWHLDSGLIVIPKSVTPSRIRENFEVFDFKLDKDELGEIAKLDVGNRLGPDPDTL, from the coding sequence ATGACAACGCAACAACCCATCATCAAACTCCACGATGGTAATCTGATGCCGCAGTTGGGTCTCGGCGTTTGGCAGGCGAGTATTGAAGAGACCACCCGCGCGGTGAGCAAAGCGCTGGAGATCGGTTACCGCTCCATCGACACCGCCGCGATTTACAAGAACGAGGAAGGCGTCGGCGCCGCGCTGCAGTCCAGCTCGCTGCCGCGCAGCGACCTGTTCATCACCACCAAGCTGTGGAACGACGATCAGGGCGATCCGCTGGCGGCGCTGGAAACCAGTCTGGAAAAGCTCAAGCTGGACTATGTGGATCTGTATCTGATCCACTGGCCGCGCCCGCAGCAGGATCAATACGTCTCCGCCTGGCGCGAACTGATCAAGCTGCGCGAACAAGGCCTGGTGAAAAGCATCGGCGTATGCAACTTCCATACGCCGCACCTGCAGCGTCTGTTGGATGAAACCAACGTGGCGCCGGTCGTCAACCAGATCGAGCTGCACCCGCTGCTGCAACAGCGCCAGCTGCGCGCCTGGAACGCCACGCACCATATCGCCACCGAATCCTGGAGCCCGCTGGCGCAAGGCGGTGAAGGCGTGTTCGACCAGCCGCTAATCAAGGCGCTGGCCGAAAAATACGAGAAAACCCCGGCGCAGATTGTGGTGCGCTGGCACCTGGACAGCGGTCTTATCGTCATCCCGAAATCGGTCACGCCGTCGCGGATTCGCGAAAACTTCGAGGTGTTTGATTTCAAACTCGATAAAGATGAACTGGGCGAGATCGCCAAGCTGGATGTCGGCAACCGCCTCGGGCCGGATCCGGATACCCTGTAA
- a CDS encoding transglycosylase SLT domain-containing protein — translation MKFSFSHGSRLGMLCVMLVLAGCAGKKQRVSYDRHAFDSAIKDAASEYGVDAKLITAMIQVESGFNPAAVSRSNAIGLMQLKADTAGCDAYRYKGKRGCPDDDDLRDPDTNIDLGAAYLATLQKQQLKGIANPVTLRYATIIAYVNGTGALLRTFSSNRQQAIAMINNLSPEAFNWHVRKYHPAPQAPRHLMKVEAAYEQL, via the coding sequence ATGAAATTCTCTTTCTCACACGGGTCACGGCTGGGCATGCTTTGCGTCATGCTGGTGCTGGCGGGTTGCGCCGGCAAGAAACAGCGCGTCAGCTACGATCGCCACGCCTTCGATAGCGCCATCAAAGACGCCGCCAGCGAATACGGCGTAGACGCCAAGCTGATCACCGCCATGATCCAGGTGGAGTCCGGTTTCAACCCCGCCGCAGTGAGCAGATCCAATGCGATCGGCCTGATGCAGCTGAAAGCCGATACCGCCGGCTGCGACGCCTATCGCTACAAAGGCAAACGCGGTTGCCCGGACGATGACGATCTGCGGGATCCCGACACCAATATCGATCTCGGCGCCGCCTATCTGGCCACCTTGCAAAAACAACAGCTTAAAGGGATAGCCAATCCCGTCACGCTGCGCTACGCCACCATCATCGCCTACGTCAACGGCACCGGGGCACTGCTGCGCACCTTCTCCAGCAACCGTCAGCAGGCCATCGCGATGATTAACAACCTGTCGCCGGAGGCCTTTAACTGGCACGTGCGCAAATACCATCCCGCGCCGCAGGCGCCGCGCCATTTGATGAAAGTGGAAGCCGCGTACGAGCAGCTGTGA
- a CDS encoding YgiQ family radical SAM protein: MSTTSLIQPDRELFSYKPYWAECFGTAPFLPMSRAEMDQLGWDSCDVIIISGDAYVDHPSFGMAIIGRMLEAQGFRVGIIAQPDWSNKEDFMRLGKPNLFFGITAGNMDSMINRYTADRKLRHDDAYTAGNVGGKRPDRATLVYSQRCKEAYKDVPIVLGGIEASLRRIAHYDYWSDTVRRSVLVDSKADMLIYGNGERPLVEVAHRLAAGEKIGDIHDIRNTAVMRKEALPGWSGVDSTRLDKPGRIEPIPNPYGEDLPCADGAKPKEPEAKPVTVRAAKPKPWEKTYVLLPSFEKVKGDKVLYAHTSRILHHETNPGCARALMQKHGDRYVWINPPAIPLTTPEMDSVFALPYQRVPHPSYGQDRIPAYDMIRFSVNIMRGCYGGCSFCSITEHEGRIIQSRSEDSIVREIEEIRDKVPGFTGVISDLGGPTANMYMLRCTNPRAEQTCRRASCVYPEICTYMDTNHEPTIKLYRRARSLEGIKKILIASGVRYDLAVEDPRYIKELATHHVGGYLKIAPEHTEEGPLSKMMKPGMGSYDRFKQLFDHYSKLAGKEQYLIPYFISSHPGTRDEDMVNLALWLKKNRFRLDQVQNFYPSPMANSTTMYYSGKNPLSKVGYKSEDVVVPRGDRQRRLHKALLRYHDPANWALIRAALEEMGLKHLIGSRRDCLVPAPSIDEQREAKRLQRHTRPALTKHTDINRQRTPSNRPPRKPIRKAKP, encoded by the coding sequence ATGAGCACCACCAGCCTGATCCAACCCGATCGTGAACTGTTTTCCTATAAGCCCTATTGGGCCGAATGTTTTGGCACCGCGCCGTTTTTACCGATGTCGCGGGCAGAGATGGATCAACTGGGCTGGGACAGCTGCGACGTGATCATCATCAGCGGCGACGCCTACGTCGATCACCCAAGCTTTGGCATGGCGATCATCGGCCGCATGCTGGAAGCGCAGGGCTTTCGCGTCGGCATCATCGCGCAGCCGGACTGGAGCAATAAAGAAGACTTCATGCGGCTGGGGAAACCGAACCTGTTCTTCGGCATCACCGCCGGCAACATGGACTCGATGATCAACCGCTACACCGCCGATCGCAAACTGCGCCACGACGATGCCTATACCGCCGGCAACGTCGGCGGCAAGCGGCCGGATCGCGCCACCCTGGTCTACAGCCAGCGCTGCAAAGAAGCCTATAAAGACGTGCCGATCGTGTTGGGCGGCATCGAAGCCAGCCTGCGCCGCATCGCCCACTACGATTACTGGTCGGATACCGTGCGCCGCTCGGTGCTGGTGGACTCCAAAGCCGACATGCTGATCTACGGCAACGGCGAGCGTCCGTTGGTGGAAGTGGCGCACCGTCTGGCCGCCGGTGAGAAGATCGGCGATATCCACGATATTCGCAATACCGCGGTGATGCGCAAAGAAGCGCTGCCGGGCTGGAGCGGCGTGGATTCCACCCGCCTCGACAAGCCGGGCCGCATCGAACCTATTCCGAACCCGTATGGCGAGGATCTGCCGTGCGCCGACGGCGCCAAGCCGAAAGAGCCGGAAGCCAAGCCTGTCACCGTGCGCGCCGCCAAACCGAAGCCGTGGGAGAAGACCTACGTGCTGCTGCCGTCCTTCGAGAAAGTGAAGGGCGACAAGGTGCTGTATGCGCACACCTCGCGCATTTTGCACCATGAAACCAACCCAGGCTGCGCCCGCGCGCTGATGCAAAAACACGGCGATCGCTACGTGTGGATCAACCCGCCGGCGATCCCGCTGACCACGCCGGAGATGGACAGCGTCTTCGCTCTGCCTTATCAACGCGTACCGCACCCGTCCTACGGTCAGGATCGCATTCCGGCCTATGACATGATCCGTTTCTCGGTGAACATCATGCGCGGCTGCTACGGCGGCTGTTCGTTCTGTTCGATCACCGAGCATGAAGGGCGCATCATCCAGAGCCGTTCGGAAGATTCGATCGTTCGCGAAATCGAAGAGATCCGTGACAAGGTGCCGGGCTTTACCGGTGTGATCTCCGATCTGGGCGGCCCGACCGCCAACATGTATATGCTGCGCTGCACCAACCCGCGCGCTGAGCAGACCTGCCGCCGCGCCTCGTGCGTGTATCCGGAGATCTGCACTTACATGGATACCAACCACGAGCCGACCATCAAGCTTTACCGCCGCGCGCGTTCTCTGGAGGGCATCAAGAAGATCCTGATCGCTTCCGGGGTACGTTACGATCTGGCGGTGGAAGATCCGCGCTATATCAAGGAACTGGCGACCCACCACGTCGGCGGCTACCTGAAGATCGCGCCGGAGCACACCGAAGAAGGCCCGTTGTCGAAGATGATGAAACCGGGCATGGGCAGTTACGATCGCTTCAAGCAGCTGTTTGATCACTATTCGAAGCTGGCGGGCAAAGAGCAGTACCTGATCCCATACTTTATCTCGTCGCACCCGGGCACCCGCGATGAAGACATGGTGAACCTGGCGCTGTGGCTGAAGAAGAACCGTTTCCGCCTCGATCAGGTGCAGAACTTCTATCCTTCGCCGATGGCCAACTCCACCACCATGTATTACAGCGGCAAAAACCCGCTGAGCAAGGTGGGGTACAAGAGCGAAGACGTGGTGGTGCCGCGCGGCGATCGCCAGCGCCGCCTGCATAAGGCGCTGCTGCGTTACCACGATCCGGCCAACTGGGCGCTGATCCGCGCCGCGCTGGAAGAGATGGGCCTGAAGCACCTGATCGGCAGCCGCCGCGATTGTCTGGTGCCAGCGCCGAGCATCGACGAACAGCGCGAAGCGAAACGGCTGCAGCGCCATACCCGGCCGGCGCTGACCAAACATACCGATATCAATCGGCAGCGCACGCCGTCCAACCGGCCGCCGCGCAAACCGATTCGCAAAGCCAAGCCGTAA
- a CDS encoding GntR family transcriptional regulator, giving the protein MTDFMAWLRGHLAQGAVAPRYIQLAAAIETAIRQQVLAAEAFLPPERQMAEGLALSRVTVSKAMKLLEDKGLISRQQGVGTRVAMRIGYSLDKDSGFTAQALRHGSRVSNRWLLRTRVGAPAKAAAALGLAEGDEVIKLRRLRLLNGSPVSLETTYIPPRFLPEPAQLEHSLYALWQSRGIVPEDKHFLLKAVSCSDEVAELLNVPCGAPLLHIIQTSRNAQGEALEFSDILCRSDVYEFEVNG; this is encoded by the coding sequence ATGACGGATTTTATGGCCTGGCTGCGTGGCCATCTGGCGCAGGGGGCGGTAGCGCCGCGTTATATTCAGCTGGCGGCGGCGATAGAAACCGCGATCAGGCAGCAGGTGTTGGCGGCGGAGGCATTTCTGCCGCCGGAACGGCAGATGGCGGAGGGGCTGGCGCTGTCGCGCGTCACCGTCAGCAAGGCAATGAAGCTGCTGGAGGATAAAGGGCTGATTTCACGGCAGCAGGGGGTCGGCACCCGCGTGGCGATGCGCATTGGTTATTCCCTCGATAAGGACAGCGGTTTCACCGCTCAGGCGCTGCGTCACGGCAGCCGCGTCAGCAATCGATGGCTGCTGCGCACCCGAGTCGGCGCGCCGGCCAAGGCCGCGGCGGCGCTGGGGCTGGCGGAGGGGGATGAAGTGATCAAACTGCGGCGGTTACGCTTGCTGAACGGCAGCCCGGTCTCGCTGGAAACCACCTATATACCACCGCGCTTCTTGCCCGAACCGGCGCAGTTGGAGCATTCACTGTATGCACTATGGCAATCGCGCGGCATCGTGCCTGAAGATAAACACTTTCTGTTGAAGGCGGTGTCCTGCAGCGACGAGGTCGCCGAACTGCTCAACGTGCCGTGCGGCGCGCCGTTGTTGCACATCATCCAAACCAGCCGCAACGCTCAGGGTGAGGCGCTGGAGTTCAGCGATATCTTGTGCCGCAGCGACGTTTATGAATTCGAAGTGAACGGTTAG
- a CDS encoding purine-cytosine permease family protein, whose amino-acid sequence MTDINRNEAWKVESTGIDRVPDAEQTGKPIELFWIWSAANIGILGVVYGAIIVGFGLSFLQSVLAALVGVASFVLVGLTSFAGKRGRTSTLTLSRVIFGLKGNVAPTLFSWINLMGWEAVNVITGTLTLAALFEAFGLGTSHLLTALSLLLFGGLTVVVSLLGQNTVVWMQSWFSRIFGTMTLIVVLYILFNTEWSQVLALPSGSWLTGFLPAVSVIAAGTGISWAIAGADYSRYQSPSSSSKGIFAAVMGGACLPLMLLMLAGILLSVQLPDLASAANPIALIGSVLPAWMAIPYLLAATAGIVTIAVLSLYSASLNLLTIGVQVKQWLAVSIDAVVVLGIALYVLFISGDFMGPFISFLVFCGVFLAAWEAIFLLDYLCLRRRHGYDGNALYGLHGQNRGVRKAPLFCWFLGALCGLLVTKTGFIDGPLAKGLFADSSLGLFVSFAVSLIAYGLYLTQRREHQ is encoded by the coding sequence ATGACCGATATCAATCGCAATGAAGCATGGAAGGTAGAAAGCACCGGTATCGACCGGGTGCCGGACGCGGAACAGACCGGTAAGCCCATCGAGCTGTTTTGGATCTGGTCGGCGGCCAATATCGGTATTCTCGGCGTGGTGTACGGCGCCATCATCGTCGGCTTCGGCTTATCCTTTCTGCAATCGGTACTCGCCGCGCTGGTCGGCGTCGCCAGCTTCGTGCTGGTCGGCCTCACCAGCTTCGCCGGCAAGCGCGGGCGCACCTCTACGCTGACGCTCTCGCGGGTGATTTTCGGGCTGAAGGGCAACGTGGCGCCCACCCTGTTCAGTTGGATCAACCTGATGGGCTGGGAAGCGGTCAACGTGATCACCGGCACCCTGACGCTGGCGGCGCTGTTCGAGGCCTTCGGACTGGGAACCAGCCACCTGCTGACCGCGCTCAGCCTGCTGCTGTTCGGCGGACTCACTGTCGTCGTCAGCCTGCTGGGGCAAAATACCGTAGTCTGGATGCAGAGCTGGTTCAGCCGCATCTTCGGCACCATGACGCTGATCGTGGTGCTCTATATCCTGTTCAACACTGAGTGGAGCCAGGTGCTGGCGCTGCCTTCCGGCAGTTGGTTGACCGGTTTCCTGCCGGCGGTATCGGTGATCGCCGCCGGCACCGGCATCAGTTGGGCAATCGCCGGCGCCGATTACAGCCGCTATCAAAGCCCGAGCTCGTCGAGCAAAGGCATTTTCGCCGCGGTGATGGGCGGTGCCTGTTTGCCGCTGATGCTGCTGATGCTGGCCGGTATTCTGCTTTCCGTGCAGCTCCCCGATCTGGCCAGCGCCGCCAACCCCATCGCGCTGATAGGCTCGGTGCTGCCCGCCTGGATGGCCATCCCTTATCTGCTGGCCGCCACCGCCGGCATCGTCACCATCGCGGTGCTCAGCCTGTATTCCGCCAGCCTTAACCTGCTGACCATCGGCGTGCAGGTCAAACAATGGCTGGCGGTATCGATCGACGCCGTGGTGGTGCTGGGCATCGCCCTGTATGTGCTGTTCATCTCCGGCGATTTCATGGGGCCGTTCATCTCCTTCCTGGTATTCTGCGGGGTGTTTCTGGCGGCCTGGGAGGCGATTTTCCTGCTCGATTACCTGTGCCTGCGCCGCCGCCACGGGTATGATGGCAACGCTTTGTACGGCCTGCATGGCCAGAACCGCGGCGTGCGCAAAGCCCCGCTGTTTTGCTGGTTCCTCGGCGCCCTGTGCGGCCTGCTGGTCACCAAAACCGGTTTTATCGACGGCCCGCTGGCCAAAGGCTTGTTCGCCGACTCCAGCCTGGGGCTGTTTGTGTCGTTTGCGGTGAGTCTGATCGCTTACGGTCTGTACCTGACCCAACGCAGAGAACATCAATGA
- a CDS encoding PfkB family carbohydrate kinase produces the protein MNEWEAVTPVLVIGGAVGDLVMTLPRLPTRGEDIEALPQARQIGGCAFNVARALTRLEAPVINGMPVGNGEWGAAIEAAMGELGLEVLLRHGQMDNGWCLALVEPDGERTFITVSGCESQWNKAQLATLPLTEHTLIYASGYELAGENGEALREWLTRMPFDQPRLIDPGPRIAQLSEDFFAMLSDSHTLLTLNRDEVATLCGVGDAVEAAQRYAAARNLTLICRLDRDGAWICDGRTPPLHVPAYPVEVVDTIGAGDAHCAGLLAGLSAGWPLPRAVDLANRVAACVVASLGAANPPDWQHLQQRFPQA, from the coding sequence ATGAATGAGTGGGAAGCTGTAACACCTGTCCTGGTGATTGGGGGCGCGGTCGGCGATCTGGTGATGACGCTGCCGCGCCTGCCAACCCGCGGTGAAGATATCGAAGCCCTGCCGCAGGCGCGGCAAATCGGCGGTTGCGCGTTCAACGTGGCGCGCGCGCTGACGCGCCTTGAAGCGCCGGTGATCAACGGCATGCCGGTCGGCAACGGCGAGTGGGGCGCGGCGATCGAAGCCGCCATGGGCGAACTGGGGCTGGAGGTGCTGTTGCGCCACGGCCAGATGGACAACGGCTGGTGCCTGGCGCTGGTGGAGCCCGACGGCGAACGCACCTTTATCACGGTGTCCGGTTGCGAAAGCCAATGGAATAAAGCGCAGCTGGCGACCCTGCCGCTGACGGAACACACTCTGATCTACGCCAGCGGCTACGAGCTGGCGGGCGAAAACGGCGAAGCGCTGCGCGAGTGGCTGACGCGCATGCCGTTCGACCAACCGCGCCTGATCGATCCCGGCCCGCGCATCGCCCAGCTCAGCGAAGATTTCTTCGCCATGCTCAGCGACAGCCACACTCTGCTGACGCTCAACCGCGACGAAGTGGCCACGCTGTGCGGCGTCGGCGACGCCGTGGAGGCCGCACAGCGCTATGCCGCCGCCCGTAATCTGACGCTGATCTGTCGCCTGGATCGCGACGGCGCGTGGATCTGCGACGGCCGCACGCCGCCGCTGCACGTTCCGGCCTATCCGGTAGAGGTCGTTGACACCATCGGCGCGGGCGATGCCCACTGCGCCGGTTTGCTGGCGGGCCTGTCTGCCGGCTGGCCACTGCCGCGGGCCGTCGATCTGGCCAACCGGGTCGCCGCTTGCGTGGTGGCCAGCCTCGGCGCCGCCAATCCGCCGGACTGGCAGCACCTGCAGCAGCGCTTCCCGCAGGCCTGA
- a CDS encoding nucleoside permease: MAIKTRLKVMIFLQFFIWGAWLVTLGSYMINTLHFSGMQVGMVYSAKGIAALIMPGLAGIIADRWMKANYLYALCHLLGALALYCAAQVEQPMLMFWVMLFNAMVYMPTIALSNAISYFCLEKHGFDTVRDFPPVRVYGTVGFILAMWLVGFSRIELSNLQLYLASAASLLLSAYSLTLPRCPTNRAAESKSWVSVLGLDALVLFRQRRMALFFLFAMLLGAALQITNTFGNPFLHDLSLNPLYQDSLSVRYPAVLLSLSQISEVFFILTIPFFLRRYGIKQVMLISMAAWTLRFLFLAYGTPVGFGFVLLLLSMIVYGCAFDFFNISGAIFVEKEADHRIRASAQGLFMTMVNGLGAYLGALASGEVVDFFSHDGVKDWQSIWLVFALYTLVLGIVFALSFNYRHLPQESAVAAQ; encoded by the coding sequence ATGGCGATAAAAACACGATTAAAAGTCATGATTTTCCTGCAGTTCTTTATCTGGGGCGCCTGGCTGGTGACGCTGGGCTCCTACATGATCAACACGCTGCATTTCAGCGGCATGCAGGTGGGGATGGTCTACAGCGCCAAAGGCATCGCCGCGCTGATCATGCCGGGGCTGGCGGGCATCATCGCCGATCGGTGGATGAAGGCCAACTATCTGTATGCGCTGTGCCACCTGCTCGGGGCGCTGGCGCTGTACTGCGCGGCGCAGGTCGAGCAACCGATGCTGATGTTCTGGGTGATGCTGTTCAATGCCATGGTCTATATGCCGACCATCGCGCTCTCCAACGCCATTTCCTATTTTTGCCTGGAGAAGCACGGCTTTGACACGGTGAGGGATTTTCCGCCGGTGCGGGTGTACGGCACCGTGGGGTTCATTCTGGCGATGTGGTTGGTCGGCTTCAGCCGCATCGAGCTCAGCAATCTGCAGCTGTATCTGGCTTCTGCGGCGTCGCTGCTGCTGTCCGCCTATTCGCTGACGCTGCCGCGTTGCCCGACCAACCGCGCGGCCGAGTCGAAAAGCTGGGTGAGCGTGCTGGGGTTGGATGCGCTGGTGTTGTTCCGCCAGAGGCGCATGGCGCTGTTTTTCCTGTTCGCCATGTTGCTTGGTGCGGCGCTGCAGATAACCAATACCTTCGGCAACCCGTTCCTGCACGATCTGTCGCTCAATCCGCTGTATCAGGACAGCCTCAGCGTCCGGTATCCGGCGGTGCTGCTGTCGCTGTCGCAGATCTCCGAAGTGTTCTTTATCCTCACCATTCCCTTCTTCCTGCGCCGTTACGGCATCAAGCAGGTGATGCTGATCAGCATGGCGGCCTGGACGCTGCGCTTTCTGTTCCTGGCTTACGGCACGCCGGTCGGCTTTGGTTTCGTGCTGCTGTTGCTGTCGATGATTGTCTACGGCTGCGCCTTCGACTTCTTCAATATCTCCGGCGCCATCTTCGTCGAGAAAGAGGCCGATCACCGCATCCGCGCCAGCGCGCAGGGGCTGTTCATGACCATGGTCAACGGTTTGGGCGCCTATCTGGGGGCGCTCGCCAGCGGCGAGGTGGTGGACTTCTTCAGCCATGACGGCGTGAAAGACTGGCAGAGCATCTGGCTGGTGTTTGCGCTATATACGCTGGTGCTGGGGATCGTGTTCGCGTTGAGCTTCAACTACCGCCACCTGCCGCAGGAGAGCGCGGTGGCGGCGCAGTAA